From a single Raphanus sativus cultivar WK10039 chromosome 3, ASM80110v3, whole genome shotgun sequence genomic region:
- the LOC108846920 gene encoding probable receptor-like protein kinase At5g20050 has product MEDKKANIIATITILTLLLVIIAARVYLKLSKTFYLLAGVDVSLILAVFCFLAIRNRYNREKKLLESRYISEGRELRIEYSFLRKVAGVPTKFKLDDLEEATDGFRIQIGKGGSGSVFKGVLKDGSQVAVKRIEGEEKGEREFRSEVAAIASVQHKNLVRLYGYSSVNRYRFLVYEYIPNSSLDVWIFPGRGGSRRLGGCLTWDQRYQVAIDVAKALSYLHNDCRSKILHLDVKPENILLDEDYRAVVTDFGLSKLVARDESRVVTEIRGTCGYLAPEWLLEHGISEKSDVYSYGIVLLEMIGGRRSISRVENKNKKNGKKKKKLEYFPRIVMEKMRERRVMEIVDQRLIEAKEVNDEGQVMKLVYVALWCIQEKAKNRPDMAMVIEMLEGRVHVNEPPDSKLVVVDLLAAAGGDDDDDVDVTTGVRRVVEIPRLHIQRERHFRFPSVCSSLVSPVSPR; this is encoded by the coding sequence ATGGAAGACAAGAAAGCAAACATAATCGCCACCATCACCATCCTAACCCTCCTCCTCGTCATAATCGCCGCCCGTGTCTATCTAAAACTCTCCAAGACCTTTTACCTCCTCGCCGGCGTCGACGTCTCCTTGATCCTCGCCGTGTTCTGCTTCCTCGCGATCCGAAACCGTTACAACAGAGAGAAGAAGCTCCTCGAATCAAGATACATCTCCGAGGGAAGAGAGCTCAGGATCGAGTACAGCTTCCTCCGGAAAGTCGCCGGAGTCCCGACGAAGTTCAAGCTCGACGATCTCGAAGAAGCCACCGACGGGTTCCGGATCCAGATCGGGAAAGGCGGGTCGGGTTCGGTGTTCAAAGGTGTTTTAAAAGACGGAAGCCAAGTGGCCGTGAAGAGGATCGAAGgagaagagaaaggagaaagagagTTTAGGTCAGAGGTAGCCGCTATAGCTTCCGTGCAGCACAAGAATCTAGTTCGGCTTTACGGTTATTCGTCTGTTAACCGTTACAGGTTCCTCGTCTACGAGTATATACCGAACTCGTCTCTCGACGTGTGGATCTTCCCGGGCAGAGGAGGAAGCAGAAGACTCGGAGGATGCTTGACTTGGGACCAAAGGTACCAAGTTGCGATAGATGTAGCGAAAGCCCTGTCTTATCTTCACAATGACTGTCGGTCCAAGATCTTGCATCTCGACGTTAAGCCGGAAAACATTCTCCTCGACGAGGATTATAGAGCGGTGGTGACGGACTTCGGACTGTCCAAGCTGGTCGCTAGAGATGAGAGCCGAGTTGTGACGGAGATACGCGGCACGTGCGGGTATCTAGCGCCGGAGTGGCTTCTGGAACACGGTATCTCCGAGAAGTCTGATGTTTATAGTTACGGGATCGTGTTGCTAGAGATGATCGGAGGGAGGAGAAGTATATCGAGGGTagagaacaagaacaagaagaacgggaagaagaagaagaagttggagTATTTTCCGAGGATTGTGATggagaagatgagagagaggAGAGTGATGGAGATCGTGGATCAACGGTTGATAGAAGCCAAGGAGGTTAATGATGAAGGGCAAGTGATGAAGTTGGTATATGTGGCGCTTTGGTGTATACAGGAGAAGGCTAAGAATAGGCCTGATATGGCTATGGTGATTGAGATGCTTGAAGGGAGAGTTCATGTGAATGAGCCGCCTGATTCCAAACTTGTTGTGGTCGATCTTTTGGCGGCAgctggtggtgatgatgatgatgatgttgatgtaACTACAGGTGTGAGAAGGGTTGTGGAGATACCAAGATTGCATATTCAGAGGGAGAGGCATTTTCGTTTTCCGTCTGTTTGCTCTAGTCTCGTATCTCCAGTTTCTCCACGTTAG
- the LOC108845578 gene encoding uncharacterized protein LOC108845578: MQRLQISSRPSEEFLINLLPDSSIPDGLVVYDAAKKDLMLHNNSYKSVNGERAIHIIPLVLFLCAFVLWSFSSY, from the coding sequence ATGCAGAGGTTACAGATTAGTTCTCGGCCATCCGAAGAGTTTCTGATCAACCTCTTGCCGGATTCTTCAATCCCCGACGGGCTCGTGGTCTATGACGCTGCCAAGAAGGATCTGATGCTTCACAATAATAGTTACAAGTCTGTTAATGGAGAGAGAGCTATTCATATAATCcctcttgttctttttttatgtGCTTTTGTTCTTTGGTCTTTTTCAAGTTACTAA
- the LOC130509402 gene encoding UTP--glucose-1-phosphate uridylyltransferase 1, with protein MAAAAIEKLPQLKSATDGLNEMSDNERSGFINLVSRYLSGEAQHIEWSKIQTPTDEIVVPYDKMANVSEDASETKYLLDKLVVLKLNGGLGTTMGCTGPKSVIEVRDGLTFLDLIVIQIENLNNKYGCKVPLVLMNSFNTHDDTQKIVEKYTNSNVDIHTFNQSKYPRVVADEFVPWPSKGKTDKDGWYPPGHGDVFPSLMNSGKLDAFISQGKEYVFVANSDNLGAVVDLKILKHLIQNKNEYCMEVTPKTLADVKGGTLISYEGKVQLLEIAQVPDEHVNEFKSIEKFKIFNTNNLWVNLKAIKKLVEADALKMEIIPNPKEVDGVKVLQLETAAGAAIRFFENAIGVNVPRSRFLPVKATSDLLLVQSDLYTLVDGFVTRNKARTNPTNPAIELGPEFKKVASFLSRFKSIPSIVELDSLKVSGDVWFGSGVVLKGKVSVKANSGTKLEIPDNAVVKDKDINGPEDL; from the exons ATGGCCGCAGCCGCGATCGAGAAGCTCCCTCAGCTCAAATCCGCTACCGATGGACTTAACGAGATGAG TGATAACGAGAGGAGCGGATTCATCAACCTCGTCTCTCGCTACCTGAG CGGTGAGGCTCAGCACATTGAGTGGAGCAAGATCCAGACTCCTACTGATGAGATTGTTGTTCCTTACGATAAAATGGCTAACGTCTCTGAAG ATGCTTCCGAGACTAAGTATCTGTTGGACAAGCTTGTTGTGCTAAAGCTTAATGGAGGTTTGGGAACGACGATGGGATGCACTGGTCCAAA ATCGGTTATCGAAGTTCGTGATGGTTTGACATTTCTTGACCTGATTGTTATCCAGATCGAG AATCTCAACAACAAGTATGGATGCAAGGTTCCCTTGGTTCTCATGAACTCATTCAATACCCATGATGACACACAAAAG ATTGTGGAGAAGTACACCAACTCAAATGTCGATATTCACACTTTTAATCAG AGCAAGTATCCTCGTGTTGTTGCTGACGAGTTTGTGCCATGGCCTAGCAAAGGAAAGACTGACAAGGATGGCTG GTATCCTCCCGGTCACGGTGATGTATTCCCATCCCTCATGAACAGTGGCAAGCTTGATGCTTTCATATCACAG GGTAAGGAGTATGTGTTCGTTGCCAACTCAGACAACTTGGGCGCTGTCGTCGACTTAA AAATCTTGAAGCACCTGatccaaaacaaaaatgagTACTGTATGGAGGTGACACCAAAAACCCTAGCTGATGTAAAGGGAGGAACTCTCATCTCCTACGAAGGAAAAGTACAG CTACTGGAGATTGCTCAGGTACCTGATGAGCAT GTAAATGAATTCAAATCAATTGAGAAATTCAAGATTTTCAACACGAACAACCT TTGGGTTAACTTGAAAGCCATCAAAAAGCTTGTGGAAGCTGATGCGCTTAAGATGGAGATCATCCCTAACCCGAAG GAAGTCGATGGAGTCAAAGTTCTTCAACTGGAAACTGCAGCTGGTGCTGCGATAAGG TTTTTTGAAAATGCAATCGGTGTCAATGTACCGCGGTCACGGTTCTTACCAGTGAAGGCAACTTCAGACTTGCTTCTTGTTCAG TCTGATCTGTACACTCTCGTGGATGGCTTTGTCACACGAAACAAAGCTAGAACAAACCCCACAAACCCAGCGATCGAATTGGGACCCGAATTCAAAAAG GTGGCGAGCTTCCTTAGCCGGTTCAAGTCCATCCCGAGTATAGTTGAGCTGGATAGCCTTAAGGTCTCTGGTGATGTCTGGTTTGGCTCAGGCGTTGTTCTCAAGGGCAAAGTGTCGGTGAAGGCAAACTCCGGGACAAAACTTGAAATTCCCGATAATGCGGTGGTCAAGGATAAG GACATCAACGGTCCAGAGGATCTGTGA
- the LOC130509391 gene encoding glutamate decarboxylase 1-like encodes MPENSIPKEAAYQIINDELMLDGNPRLNLASFVTTWMEPECDKLIMASINKNYVDMDEYPVTTELQNRCVNMIAHLFNAPLGETETAVGVGTVGSSEAIMLAGLAFKRKWQNKRRAEGKPFDKPNIVTGANVQVCWEKFARYFEVELKEVKLREGYYVMDPEQAVEMVDENTICVAAILGSTLNGEFEDVKLLNDLLVLKKKETGLDVPIHVDAASGGFIAPFIYPELEWDFRLPQVKSINVSGHKYGLVYAGIGWVVWRNKEDLPDELIFHINYLGADQPTFTLNFSKGSSQVIAQYYQLIRLGHEGYRNVMENCRENMIVLREGLEKTGRFNIVSKDEGIPLVAFSLKDNSSHTEFEISEMLRRYGWIVPAYTMPANAEHITVLRVVIREDFSRTLAERLVMDIEKVMHELDVLPSRVIHKISLGELKSEDNGDNMVVTVKKSDIEKPKEINVKKKTDKPVFC; translated from the exons ATGCCTGAAAACTCGATTCCAAAAGAAGCTGCTTATCAGATAATTAACGATGAGCTGATGCTTGACGGTAATCCAAGGCTAAACTTGGCCTCCTTCGTGACCACATGGATGGAGCCTGAGTGCGATAAGCTCATCATGGCCTCAATTAACAAGAACTACGTCGACATGGACGAGTACCCTGTCACCACCGAACTCCAG AACCGATGTGTGAACATGATTGCACATCTATTCAACGCACCGTTAGGTGAGACGGAGACGGCCGTTGGAGTAGGGACCGTTGGATCATCTGAGGCCATAATGTTGGCTGGGTTGGCCTTCAAGCGGAAATGGCAGAACAAGCGCAGGGCCGAAGGCAAACCCTTTGACAAACCCAACATCGTCACCGGAGCCAATGTTCAA GTGTGTTGGGAGAAATTTGCTAGGTACTTTGAGGTTGAGCTTAAGGAAGTGAAACTACGTGAAGGGTATTATGTGATGGACCCAGAGCAAGCTGTTGAGATGGTCGATGAGAACACTATATGTGTTGCGGCCATTCTTGGTTCCACTCTCAATGGAGAATTTGAAGATGTCAAACTCTTGAATGATCTCTTGGTcctgaagaaaaaagaaactgg ATTGGATGTACCCATACATGTGGATGCAGCAAGTGGAGGATTCATAGCACCGTTTATATATCCGGAGTTGGAATGGGACTTTAGACTGCCACAGGTTAAGAGTATTAATGTGAGTGGTCACAAGTATGGACTTGTGTACGCTGGAATTGGTTGGGTGGTATGGAGAAACAAAGAGGATTTGCCTGATGAACTCATCTTCCATATCAACTATCTTGGTGCTGACCAGCCCACTTTTACGCTCAACTTCTCCAAAG GTTCGAGTCAAGTCATTGCTCAATACTATCAGCTTATCCGATTGGGCCATGAG GGGTACAGAAACGTGATGGAGAATTGCAGAGAGAACATGATCGTGTTAAGGGAAGGGCTTGAGAAGACAGGAAGGTTCAACATCGTATCAAAGGACGAGGGAATTCCACTTGTCGCTTTCTCCTTGAAAGATAACAGTTCTCACACTGAGTTCGAAATCTCCGAGATGCTTCGCAG GTATGGATGGATAGTGCCTGCATATACAATGCCGGCAAACGCCGAGCACATAACTGTGCTTCGTGTGGTCATCAGAGAAGATTTTTCAAGAACACTGGCGGAGAGACTTGTGATGGATATTGAGAAAGTGATGCATGAGCTTGATGTGCTTCCGTCGCGAGTGATCCACAAAATTTCACTTGGAGAGTTGAAGAGTGAAGATAACGGCGACAACATGGTGGTTACGGTGAAGAAAAGCGACATTGAGAAGCCGAAAGAGATCAATGTCAAGAAGAAGACAGACAAGCCCGTATTTTGTTGA
- the LOC108844708 gene encoding glutamate decarboxylase 1, producing the protein MVLSHAASNSDVSVHSTFASRYVRTSLPRFKMPENSIPKEAAYQIINDELMLDGNPRLNLASFVTTWMEPECDKLIMSSINKNYVDMDEYPVTTELQNRCVNMIAHLFNAPLGETETAVGVGTVGSSEAIMLAGLAFKRKWQNKRKAEGKPFDNPNIVTGANVQVCWEKFARYFEVELKEVKLSEGYYVMNPEQAVEMVDENTICVAAILGSTLNGEFEDVKLLNDLLVLKNKETGWDTPIHVDAASGGFIAPFLYPELEWDFRLPLVKSINVSGHKYGLVYAGIGWVVWRNKEDLPEELIFHINYLGADQPTFTLNFSKGSSQVIAQYYQLIRLGHEGYRNVMENCRENMIMLREGLEKTGRFNIVSKDEGVPLVAFSLKDNSSHTEFEVSDMLRRYGWIVPAYTMPPNAQHITVLRVVIREDFSRTLAERLVIDIEKVMRELDELPSRVIHKISLGEESEANGDNLMVTVKKSDMEKQREIINGWKKFVSDRKKTNGIC; encoded by the exons ATGGTGCTCTCTCACGCCGCATCGAATTCGGACGTCTCTGTCCACTCCACATTCGCATCAAGATACGTCCGAACTTCACTTCCCAG GTTCAAGATGCCGGAAAACTCGATCCCAAAAGAAGCGGCTTATCAGATAATAAATGATGAGCTGATGCTTGACGGTAATCCAAGGCTAAACTTGGCATCCTTCGTGACGACGTGGATGGAGCCTGAGTGTGATAAGCTAATTATGTCTTCCATCAACAAGAACTACGTCGATATGGACGAGTACCCTGTCACCACCGAACTCCAg AACCGATGTGTGAACATGATTGCACATCTATTCAACGCACCGTTAGGAGAGACGGAGACAGCCGTTGGAGTAGGGACCGTTGGATCATCTGAGGCCATAATGTTGGCCGGTTTGGCCTTTAAGCGAAAATGGCAGAACAAGCGTAAAGCCGAAGGAAAACCCTTCGATAACCCCAACATTGTCACCGGAGCCAATGTTCAA GTGTGTTGGGAGAAATTTGCTAGGTACTTTGAGGTTGAACTTAAAGAAGTGAAACTAAGCGAAGGATATTATGTGATGAATCCGGAGCAAGCTGTTGAGATGGTCGATGAAAACACTATATGTGTTGCGGCCATTCTTGGTTCCACTCTTAATGGAGAATTTGAAGATGTCAAACTCTTGAACGATCTCTTGGTCCTAAAGAACAAAGAAACCGG ATGGGACACACCAATCCATGTGGATGCGGCAAGTGGAGGATTCATTGCACCATTTCTGTATCCAGAATTGGAATGGGACTTTAGATTGCCATTGGTGAAGAGTATAAATGTGAGTGGTCACAAGTATGGACTTGTGTACGCTGGGATTGGCTGGGTTGTCTGGAGAAACAAAGAGGATTTGCCTGAGGAActcatcttccatatcaattaTCTTGGTGCTGACCAACCCACTTTTACGCTCAATTTTTCCAAAG GTTCGAGTCAAGTCATAGCTCAATACTACCAACTTATCCGATTGGGCCACGAG GGTTATAGAAATGTGATGGAGAATTGCAGAGAGAATATGATCATGTTAAGAGAAGGACTTGAGAAGACAGGAAGGTTCAACATCGTATCAAAGGATGAGGGAGTGCCACTTGTTGCTTTCTCCTTGAAAGATAACAGCTCTCACACTGAGTTCGAAGTCTCGGACATGCTTCGCAG GTACGGATGGATAGTGCCGGCATATACAATGCCTCCTAACGCACAACACATAACAGTTCTTCGAGTGGTCATCAGAGAAGATTTTTCAAGAACACTAGCAGAGAGACTTGTGATCGATATTGAGAAAGTGATGCGTGAGCTAGATGAACTTCCTTCACGAGTAATTCACAAAATTTCGCTAGGAGAGGAGAGTGAAGCTAACGGGGATAACTTGATGGTGACAGTGAAGAAAAGCGATATGGAGAAGCAAAGAGAGATCATCAATGGCTGGAAGAAGTTTGTTTCAGAcaggaaaaaaacaaatggtATCTGTTAA
- the LOC108846919 gene encoding uncharacterized protein LOC108846919: protein MSLSGAAAVGSSRNLRRAVEFGKTHVVRPKGKHQATIVWLHGLGDNGSSWSQMLETLPLPNIKWICPTAPSQPISLFGGFPSTAWFDVVDLTEDGPDDVEGLDVTAEHVAKLLSNEPADIKLGVGGFSMGAGTSLYSATCFALGKYGNGNPYPINLSAVIGLSGWLPCAKTLTGKLEEEQIKNRAASLPILVCHGKGDDVVPFKFGEKSSQALIAHGFKKTTFKAYSGLGHYTIPQETEDLCSWLTSTLGLEG, encoded by the exons ATGAGTCTCTCTGGTGCTGCTGCAGTTGGTTCAA GCAGAAATTTGAGAAGAGCGGTGGAGTTTGGGAAAACTCATGTGGTTAGGCCCAAAGGGAAGCATCAAGCTACTATTGTCTGGCTACATGGCCTTGGCGACAATGGCTCCAG CTGGTCTCAGATGTTGGAGACGCTTCCCCTTCCAAAT ATCAAATGGATATGCCCGACTGCTCCTTCTCAGCCAATAAGTTTGTTTGGTGGTTTCCCTTCCACAGCTT GGTTTGATGTTGTGGACCTGACTGAAGATGGACCTGATGATGTAGAAGGACTGGATGTGACTGCCGAACATGTTGCAAAACTCTTGTCAAACGAGCCTGCTGACA TTAAGTTAGGTGTTGGAGGGTTCAGCATGGGTGCGGGGACTTCTCTATATTCTGCGACCTGCTTTGCGCTCGGTAAATATGGAAATGGCAATCCTTACCCTATCAATTTAAGCGCGGTCATTGGCTTGAGCGGGTGGCTTCCTTGTGCCAA GACACTAACTGGTAAACtagaagaggagcagatcaaGAACCGAGCTGCATCGTTACCCATCTTAGTTTGTCAtggaaaag GTGATGATGTTGTACCGTTCAAGTTTGGGGAGAAATCATCACAGGCCTTGATAGCACATGGGTTTAAGAAGACGACCTTCAAAGCTTACAGTGGACTTGGTCACTACACAATCCCACAGGAGACGGAGGATCTGTGCTCGTGGTTGACATCCACCCTCGGCCTCGAAGGCTGA